The following proteins are co-located in the Gloeocapsa sp. PCC 7428 genome:
- a CDS encoding 1-acyl-sn-glycerol-3-phosphate acyltransferase yields the protein MKTKVAPPTSPNTSRVSPWLAQLVYPLGTYIVLPFFFSKLEVIGQENLPPTGPVILAPTHRSRWDALLVPYATGRMVTGRDLRFMVSADEVRGVQGWFIRRLGGFAIDTKHPAISTLRHGVELLQAGEMMVIFPEGNIFRDGTVHPLKPGLARIALSAESSQPGLGIKIVPINLSYSQPYPRWGCEVKIRIGSPISVADYNTGSIKQNAKALTTDLEAALNALNAHEAELPTVRASEVKNNDSISDDSIASF from the coding sequence ATGAAAACCAAGGTGGCTCCTCCTACTTCTCCTAATACATCTCGTGTTTCACCTTGGTTGGCTCAGCTTGTCTACCCGTTGGGAACTTATATTGTCTTACCGTTTTTCTTTAGCAAGCTTGAAGTCATCGGACAAGAAAACTTACCTCCCACAGGACCCGTAATTCTTGCGCCTACACATCGCTCGCGTTGGGATGCTTTACTTGTCCCTTACGCGACAGGCAGAATGGTCACGGGAAGAGACTTACGCTTTATGGTATCCGCAGATGAAGTGCGAGGAGTCCAAGGGTGGTTTATCCGTCGTTTGGGAGGATTTGCGATCGATACGAAGCATCCGGCGATTTCGACGCTGCGTCATGGAGTCGAGCTACTGCAAGCAGGAGAAATGATGGTGATTTTTCCAGAGGGCAATATTTTCCGTGATGGTACGGTTCACCCTCTCAAGCCAGGGTTAGCACGTATTGCTTTGAGTGCAGAATCGAGTCAGCCTGGATTAGGAATCAAAATCGTCCCGATCAATCTGTCTTACAGTCAGCCTTACCCTCGCTGGGGCTGCGAAGTGAAGATTCGCATCGGTTCTCCGATATCAGTTGCAGATTACAACACAGGCTCAATCAAACAAAATGCTAAAGCGCTGACAACAGACTTAGAAGCCGCACTTAATGCTCTGAACGCTCACGAGGCAGAATTACCGACAGTACGAGCGTCAGAAGTCAAAAACAACGATTCGATTTCTGATGATTCGATCGCTAGTTTTTAG
- the tadA gene encoding tRNA adenosine(34) deaminase TadA: MNSTPLIDHPEYLRHRQWMNSAIALAQAAGEANEVPVGAVIVDSQGNIIASAENRRERDKDPTAHAEILALRQAGQVLQNWYLSNCTLYVTLEPCPMCAGAIIQARLKLLVYGADDPKTGAIRTVANIPDSACSYHRVTVIGGILESACRAQLQAWFATQRQLKQHGKAKRDEEL, encoded by the coding sequence GTGAACTCAACGCCACTCATTGACCATCCAGAATATCTCAGACATCGCCAATGGATGAATAGCGCGATCGCGCTTGCGCAAGCAGCAGGTGAAGCGAATGAAGTTCCTGTAGGCGCGGTAATTGTTGACTCTCAAGGCAATATTATTGCGAGTGCAGAAAATCGCCGAGAAAGAGACAAAGACCCTACAGCCCATGCAGAAATTCTGGCTTTACGCCAAGCTGGTCAAGTCTTACAAAATTGGTATCTCAGCAACTGCACGCTTTATGTCACCTTAGAACCCTGCCCAATGTGCGCAGGCGCAATTATCCAAGCTCGACTGAAATTATTAGTTTATGGCGCAGACGATCCCAAAACTGGGGCAATTCGTACAGTGGCTAATATTCCCGATAGTGCTTGCTCGTATCACCGCGTCACAGTCATTGGCGGTATTCTCGAATCAGCTTGTCGCGCCCAACTCCAAGCATGGTTTGCCACGCAGCGACAACTGAAACAGCACGGAAAAGCCAAGAGAGACGAAGAGTTATGA
- the grxD gene encoding Grx4 family monothiol glutaredoxin: MTPEVQARIDDLIKQNKIMVFMKGTKLMPQCGFSNNVVQILNVLGVPFETVDVLADSEIRQGIKEYSNWPTIPQVYINGEFVGGSDILIEMYQKGELQQVVEVALAS, encoded by the coding sequence ATGACTCCAGAAGTACAAGCACGTATTGACGATCTGATTAAACAGAACAAAATTATGGTGTTCATGAAGGGGACAAAGTTGATGCCCCAATGCGGTTTTTCTAACAATGTAGTTCAAATCCTCAATGTTTTAGGTGTCCCTTTTGAAACTGTCGATGTATTAGCAGATTCTGAGATTCGTCAAGGAATTAAAGAGTACTCAAATTGGCCCACAATTCCACAAGTTTATATTAATGGTGAATTTGTTGGTGGCTCAGATATCTTGATTGAAATGTACCAAAAAGGCGAATTACAGCAGGTGGTAGAGGTCGCACTTGCTTCATAA
- a CDS encoding DUF6761 family protein: MLQDPLTIRFYQKLTDALVEMWNRGYRADDLRLYLDGYLAALRHSSAIEPYLIHRMEEEAVRFLYDPFNFELSQPEPESDYY, from the coding sequence ATGCTTCAAGATCCTCTCACAATTCGCTTTTACCAAAAACTCACCGACGCCCTCGTCGAAATGTGGAATCGCGGTTATCGGGCTGATGATTTACGATTGTACCTTGATGGCTACTTAGCAGCTTTACGTCACAGTAGTGCTATTGAACCTTACTTAATCCATCGAATGGAAGAGGAAGCTGTTCGCTTTCTTTACGACCCGTTTAACTTTGAATTATCGCAACCTGAGCCAGAATCAGACTATTATTAG
- a CDS encoding BolA family protein, producing MISPQQVEEMIRSQIPDAQVQVQDLTGGGDHYQVTVVSSQFENKGLVQQHQLVYGALRQAMSSEAIHALALKTYTPQAWQAVG from the coding sequence ATGATAAGCCCCCAACAGGTTGAGGAAATGATTAGGTCGCAAATACCAGATGCCCAGGTTCAGGTGCAAGACTTGACGGGCGGTGGCGATCACTATCAAGTGACGGTGGTTTCGTCTCAATTTGAGAATAAGGGACTAGTGCAACAACATCAATTGGTATATGGTGCTTTACGGCAAGCCATGTCCTCAGAAGCTATTCATGCCCTAGCACTAAAAACTTACACTCCTCAAGCTTGGCAGGCAGTTGGTTGA
- a CDS encoding carbonic anhydrase → MKSIKHSIQRRDFLRLGTVGLLVTANDIFWHIKPAQAAEPILQSLDPNTALQKLIEGNLRFAEHHPEYPDQSLARLQEVAQAQHPFATILSCADSRVPAEIIFDQGIGDIFDVRIAGNIATPEAIGSIEYAVVLLGTPVLMVLGHERCGAVTAAVKNQVLPGEIGSFVKAILPAVDRVKEQPGDAVDNAVVANVQYQIETLKRSPLLSERLRSGKLKIVGGRYDLDTGKVIIITDNSSPPDLCYSSLNSLLPDE, encoded by the coding sequence ATGAAATCAATAAAGCATTCTATCCAACGCCGTGACTTCTTGCGCTTAGGAACAGTTGGTTTACTCGTAACGGCGAATGATATCTTCTGGCACATTAAACCCGCGCAAGCTGCGGAACCAATTCTGCAATCACTCGATCCCAATACCGCTTTGCAAAAGCTAATTGAGGGGAATTTGCGCTTTGCCGAACACCACCCAGAATATCCGGATCAATCACTAGCCCGATTGCAGGAAGTTGCACAAGCCCAACACCCTTTTGCAACGATTTTGAGTTGTGCTGATTCGCGCGTACCTGCCGAGATTATTTTCGATCAAGGCATTGGCGATATCTTTGATGTCCGCATTGCAGGAAATATTGCCACGCCTGAGGCGATCGGTAGTATTGAGTATGCAGTTGTCTTGTTAGGTACTCCTGTATTGATGGTATTAGGTCACGAGCGCTGTGGTGCGGTTACTGCTGCGGTGAAAAATCAAGTGTTACCTGGTGAGATTGGTAGCTTTGTCAAGGCAATTTTGCCAGCAGTCGATCGAGTTAAGGAACAACCAGGCGATGCGGTTGATAATGCTGTAGTTGCGAATGTGCAATATCAGATTGAAACACTCAAGCGATCGCCACTCTTAAGCGAACGGTTGCGATCGGGCAAATTGAAAATAGTTGGCGGTCGCTACGATTTAGATACGGGAAAAGTCATCATCATCACCGATAACTCTTCTCCGCCTGACCTCTGCTATAGTTCACTTAATTCTCTTCTACCGGACGAATAA
- a CDS encoding glutamyl-tRNA reductase, protein MNIAVVGLSHKTAPVEVREKLSIPESQTESAIAHLLTYPHIEEVAILSTCNRLEIYIVARETQQGIQEVAQFLAEHSKLPASSLRQHLFIFLHEDAVMHLMRVAAGLDSLVLGEGQILAQVKQTHKLGQQYNGIKLILNKLFKQALTAGKRVRTETSIGTGAVSISSAAVELAQLKVQNLAACRVMIIGAGKMSRLLVQHLIAKGAAQICIINRSRQRAEELANQFRQIDLQLHSMSEMMSVMAMSDLVFTSTAATEPLLDRAKLEAALEPSRSLMLFDISVPRNVHADVNELSFVQAFNVDDLKAVVAQNHESRRRMAMEAEKLLEEEVTAFEVWWRSLDTVTTISCLRDKVETIREQELEKALSRLGSEFAEKHQEVIEALTRGIVNKILHDPMVQLRSQQDIEARKRCMQTLQMLFNLDVEEQFS, encoded by the coding sequence ATGAATATTGCGGTAGTGGGACTCAGTCATAAAACAGCCCCAGTCGAAGTTAGAGAAAAGCTAAGTATTCCCGAATCACAAACCGAAAGCGCGATCGCGCATCTCTTGACATACCCTCATATTGAAGAAGTTGCGATTCTCAGCACGTGCAACCGCCTGGAAATTTATATTGTCGCGCGGGAAACACAGCAGGGTATTCAAGAAGTTGCCCAATTTTTGGCAGAGCATAGTAAATTACCTGCGTCAAGCTTGCGGCAACATTTATTTATCTTTCTCCATGAAGATGCCGTCATGCACTTGATGCGCGTCGCTGCCGGATTGGATAGCTTGGTGTTAGGTGAAGGACAGATTTTAGCACAAGTGAAGCAAACGCACAAGCTAGGACAGCAATACAACGGCATTAAATTAATTCTTAACAAACTATTTAAACAAGCCCTCACGGCTGGGAAACGCGTCCGGACAGAAACAAGTATTGGAACAGGCGCAGTGTCAATTAGTTCGGCTGCGGTCGAATTAGCACAGCTAAAAGTTCAAAATCTCGCCGCTTGTCGGGTGATGATTATTGGCGCGGGTAAGATGTCGCGCTTACTGGTACAGCATCTCATTGCCAAAGGCGCAGCCCAAATTTGTATTATCAATCGCTCGCGACAACGCGCCGAAGAGTTAGCAAATCAGTTTCGCCAAATTGACTTGCAGTTACACTCGATGTCCGAAATGATGTCAGTGATGGCAATGTCAGACTTGGTATTTACAAGTACCGCAGCGACAGAACCCCTATTAGATCGCGCCAAGCTAGAAGCGGCGTTAGAGCCAAGTCGCTCGTTAATGTTATTTGATATTTCGGTTCCGCGTAACGTTCATGCGGATGTGAATGAATTATCCTTTGTGCAAGCCTTTAACGTCGATGACTTGAAAGCCGTTGTCGCGCAAAATCATGAAAGCCGCCGTCGCATGGCAATGGAAGCCGAAAAACTCTTAGAAGAAGAAGTGACTGCATTTGAGGTGTGGTGGCGATCGCTCGATACTGTCACGACAATTAGCTGTTTGCGCGACAAAGTAGAAACAATTCGCGAACAAGAATTAGAAAAGGCGTTATCGCGGCTTGGTTCAGAGTTTGCCGAAAAACATCAAGAAGTGATCGAAGCATTAACACGGGGAATTGTGAACAAAATCCTTCACGATCCGATGGTACAACTGCGATCGCAGCAAGATATCGAAGCCCGCAAGCGCTGTATGCAAACGCTGCAAATGTTGTTTAATCTAGATGTAGAAGAACAATTTAGCTAG
- the glpX gene encoding class II fructose-bisphosphatase — translation MENTLGLEIIEVVEQAAIASARWMGKGEKNTADQVAVEAMRERMNKIYMRGRIVIGEGERDDAPMLYIGEEVGICTREDAKDYCNPDELVEIDIAVDPCEGTNLVAYGQNGSMAVLAISEKGGLFAAPDFYMKKLAAPPLARGHVDINKSATENLKILSECLNRAIEELVVVVMDRPRHKELIQEIRQAGARVRLISDGDVSAAISCAFSGTNVHALMGIGAAPEGVISAAALRCLGGHFQGQLIYDPEVVKTGLIGESKESNIARLTEMGINDPDKVYNAEELASGSTVLFAACGITPGTLMEGVRFFKGGARTQSLVISSQSRTARFVDTIHMFEEPKALQLR, via the coding sequence GTGGAAAACACTTTAGGGTTAGAAATTATTGAAGTTGTCGAACAAGCTGCGATCGCCAGTGCGCGCTGGATGGGCAAAGGCGAAAAAAACACCGCTGACCAAGTTGCTGTCGAAGCAATGCGCGAGCGAATGAACAAAATCTATATGCGGGGTCGCATCGTTATCGGTGAAGGCGAGCGCGATGATGCTCCGATGCTTTACATTGGGGAAGAAGTCGGCATCTGTACCCGTGAAGATGCCAAAGACTACTGCAACCCAGATGAGTTAGTCGAAATCGATATCGCGGTTGACCCTTGCGAAGGTACAAACTTAGTCGCCTATGGACAAAACGGCTCGATGGCGGTACTGGCAATCTCCGAAAAAGGTGGTTTGTTTGCTGCGCCTGACTTTTACATGAAAAAACTGGCTGCGCCACCTTTAGCACGCGGTCATGTTGATATCAATAAATCGGCTACCGAAAACCTGAAGATTCTTTCTGAGTGCTTAAATCGTGCGATTGAAGAATTAGTCGTAGTTGTCATGGATCGCCCCCGCCACAAAGAGTTGATTCAGGAAATTCGTCAAGCGGGTGCGCGAGTCCGCCTGATCAGTGATGGTGACGTTTCGGCGGCAATTTCTTGTGCCTTTTCAGGAACAAACGTTCATGCGTTGATGGGAATTGGTGCGGCTCCCGAAGGCGTGATTTCGGCTGCTGCTTTGCGGTGTTTGGGTGGACACTTCCAAGGTCAACTGATCTACGATCCAGAAGTAGTGAAAACAGGTTTGATCGGTGAAAGCAAAGAAAGCAACATAGCACGACTTACTGAAATGGGCATTAACGACCCAGATAAAGTCTACAATGCTGAAGAGTTAGCTTCTGGTAGCACGGTCTTATTTGCGGCTTGTGGCATTACTCCAGGAACTTTAATGGAAGGTGTCCGATTCTTCAAGGGAGGCGCGAGAACTCAGAGTTTGGTCATCTCTAGCCAGTCTCGAACCGCGCGCTTTGTGGATACAATCCATATGTTTGAAGAACCAAAGGCGCTACAACTGCGATAA
- a CDS encoding response regulator transcription factor, which produces MGSVCIEIVEGNPHLRSLLSWHLQQVGYRVHQAASLYQAQEVFLVRQPTLVILDAELKDGESMEFCRWLQRQQQPLILMLSTRNSEADIVTGLKSGADDYLTKPFGMQEFLARVEALIRRKRTPVAPAYLDYGALQIDLVQRRVCFHGEFIDLTPQEFSLLYVLAQAGGIPLSRLELLRRAWPEAIDNPRTIDTHVLSLRKKVECDPRQPSLIQTVRNVGYRFNMELLNSNVNHAPEVVHRRQSTEHENPQHSALSSQF; this is translated from the coding sequence GTGGGTTCGGTTTGTATTGAAATTGTTGAGGGAAATCCGCATCTGCGATCGCTACTTAGTTGGCATTTGCAACAAGTTGGCTATCGAGTACATCAAGCAGCGAGTCTTTATCAAGCACAAGAAGTCTTTTTGGTACGACAACCAACGCTAGTGATTCTTGATGCTGAACTGAAAGATGGCGAAAGTATGGAATTTTGTCGCTGGTTGCAACGACAGCAACAGCCCCTAATTTTAATGCTATCGACCCGCAACTCAGAAGCAGATATTGTCACTGGTTTAAAGTCAGGTGCGGATGACTACCTGACAAAACCTTTTGGGATGCAAGAGTTCCTCGCACGAGTTGAAGCTTTAATTCGCCGCAAACGTACGCCAGTAGCACCCGCGTATTTAGATTACGGCGCATTGCAAATTGACTTAGTGCAGCGACGCGTCTGTTTTCACGGAGAATTCATTGATTTAACGCCGCAAGAATTTAGTTTACTATATGTCTTGGCACAAGCTGGGGGAATTCCCTTAAGTCGGCTAGAATTGCTGCGTCGTGCTTGGCCTGAAGCGATCGATAATCCACGGACAATCGATACTCACGTGTTATCACTGCGTAAGAAAGTCGAATGCGATCCGCGACAACCAAGCTTGATTCAAACGGTGCGGAATGTAGGCTATCGATTTAATATGGAACTGTTGAATAGCAATGTGAATCACGCACCAGAAGTCGTGCATCGCAGACAATCTACAGAACACGAGAATCCGCAACATTCAGCACTCAGCAGCCAGTTTTAA
- the grxC gene encoding glutaredoxin 3, whose protein sequence is MFDLNSLLNRHPERVKANVEIYTWQTCPYCIRAKLLLWWKGVNFTEYKIDGDTAARNQMAQRANGRRTVPQIFINNQHVGGCDDLYQLNAQGQLDALLAQPAAV, encoded by the coding sequence ATGTTTGACCTCAATTCACTTCTCAATCGCCATCCTGAGCGAGTTAAAGCCAATGTAGAAATTTACACTTGGCAAACCTGTCCGTATTGCATTCGTGCCAAACTGCTGTTGTGGTGGAAAGGTGTCAATTTTACGGAATACAAAATTGATGGCGATACAGCTGCTAGAAATCAGATGGCACAACGCGCAAATGGGCGACGCACAGTGCCGCAAATTTTTATCAACAATCAGCACGTCGGCGGGTGTGATGACTTGTATCAGCTAAACGCGCAAGGACAGTTGGACGCGTTGTTAGCTCAACCAGCAGCAGTTTAA
- a CDS encoding UPF0182 family protein: MSKTFGNRIFSPLAILIGVWIVIELVTRFIGEWLWFQEVGYLPVFLIRLRTQIGLWALAFFPSMAFLFGNLAIAQRLKSSKYEITQTTRRDRDPTPKSFGLRWLLTLILLLCVLVGFILGYYLYEVLSIWQPQLRFPPVLQLQSWLPVVHFFQQIGQSLPFPIPYWQVVVIVGLTLALGLGGLSTAILAGPYFWLRAIALAMSLSIALVAAQRWDTVLKYFYPTSFNGVDPVFERDISFYVFSLPVWELLRFWILGLSLYGLVAVTLTYLLAGNTLSQGKFPGFSLAQIRHLDILGSLVCAAIALHYWLGRYGLLYSTRGATYGASFTDVTVDYPVYTALSLGSAAISLILVWQAIFSTDRRSPWRPLRLGGSFIAGAILYVTVIAIATYTVPTIVQRLVVEPNELARETPFIQRSIAYTRQAFDLTRIEAETFNPQPTLTAADLQENDLTIRNIRLWDTRPLLETNRQLQQIRTYYSFPNADIDRYTLLSTVPGETTERRQTIIAARELDYNAIPQQAQTWVNQHLVYTHGYGFTLSPVNTVAPGGLPDYFIQNIGVDTGADEDSALQVANEQIRASIPIGQPRIYYGEITNNYIMTGTRVQELDYPSGNENVYTTYDGRGGINIGAFWRRLLFAQYLKDWQMLLTQDFTPQTRLLFRRNIRNRVQAIAPFLRYDRDPYLVAADGGNTTLQGENTYLYWIIDAYTTSDRYPYSDPGVDDFNYIRNSVKVVIDAYNGSVDFYIADPTDPVINTISAIFPGVLKPLEAMPAALRSHIRYPIDLFSTQSEHLLTYHMTDTQVFYNREDLWRIPTEIYGTEPQPVQPYFLITRIPTEETEEFILLIPFNPVLRPNLIGWLAARSDGEQYGRLLLYEFPKQLLVYGPEQVEARINQDPVISQEITLWNRQGSRVIQGNLLVIPIEDSLLYVEPLYLEAEQNSLPTFVRVIVAYENRIVMAETLQQALDAIFQPEITPATPIIRPVEEN; this comes from the coding sequence ATGTCTAAAACTTTCGGGAACCGCATTTTTTCGCCACTGGCAATCTTAATAGGCGTGTGGATAGTTATTGAACTCGTCACGCGGTTTATTGGCGAGTGGTTGTGGTTTCAGGAAGTCGGTTATTTACCCGTTTTTCTCATTCGGTTGCGGACGCAGATAGGATTGTGGGCGCTGGCTTTTTTTCCTTCGATGGCGTTTTTGTTTGGCAATTTAGCGATCGCGCAACGTCTTAAGTCTTCCAAGTACGAAATTACTCAAACAACGAGGAGAGATCGCGACCCAACACCAAAAAGCTTCGGGTTGCGCTGGCTACTCACTCTTATCCTGTTGTTGTGCGTGTTGGTGGGATTCATATTAGGGTACTACTTGTATGAAGTATTGAGTATTTGGCAGCCTCAATTGCGCTTTCCACCTGTTTTGCAGTTACAGTCATGGTTGCCTGTTGTTCATTTTTTCCAACAAATTGGGCAATCACTGCCATTTCCTATTCCCTATTGGCAAGTTGTTGTCATTGTAGGATTGACCCTGGCTTTGGGTTTAGGAGGTTTGAGTACAGCAATTTTAGCAGGTCCGTATTTTTGGTTAAGAGCGATCGCCCTCGCCATGAGTTTGAGTATTGCCCTAGTCGCTGCGCAGCGTTGGGATACAGTTTTGAAATACTTTTATCCCACCAGTTTTAATGGAGTCGATCCGGTATTCGAGCGCGATATTAGCTTTTATGTGTTTTCGCTACCAGTCTGGGAACTCTTGCGATTTTGGATTTTAGGATTATCGCTGTATGGTTTAGTTGCAGTTACTTTAACTTACCTACTCGCTGGCAATACGCTGAGTCAAGGTAAATTCCCTGGATTTTCCCTAGCGCAAATTCGCCATTTAGACATTCTAGGAAGTTTAGTTTGTGCAGCGATCGCACTGCATTATTGGTTAGGACGCTACGGATTGCTCTACTCTACCCGTGGTGCTACCTACGGTGCTAGCTTTACAGACGTCACCGTTGATTACCCAGTTTACACCGCGCTCAGCCTTGGCTCAGCCGCAATTTCACTCATCTTAGTTTGGCAAGCCATTTTCTCCACCGATAGGCGTTCTCCCTGGCGTCCTTTGCGCCTTGGTGGTTCGTTTATTGCTGGCGCGATTTTGTACGTCACCGTGATTGCGATCGCCACCTACACCGTCCCCACGATTGTACAACGGTTAGTCGTCGAACCTAACGAACTCGCACGCGAAACGCCCTTCATTCAACGCAGTATTGCTTATACGCGTCAAGCTTTTGACTTAACCAGAATTGAAGCAGAAACCTTTAACCCGCAACCAACGCTAACCGCCGCTGACTTACAAGAAAACGATCTCACAATTCGCAATATCCGCTTGTGGGATACACGCCCGTTACTCGAAACGAATCGTCAGTTACAGCAAATTCGCACGTATTACAGCTTTCCGAATGCAGATATTGACCGTTATACGCTCCTCAGCACGGTTCCTGGCGAAACAACCGAACGCCGCCAAACGATCATTGCGGCTCGCGAACTCGACTATAACGCTATTCCCCAACAAGCACAAACTTGGGTCAACCAACACCTCGTCTACACCCACGGCTACGGCTTTACCTTAAGTCCAGTCAATACTGTAGCGCCTGGAGGCTTGCCAGACTACTTTATTCAAAATATTGGCGTTGATACAGGCGCAGACGAAGATAGTGCCTTACAGGTCGCAAATGAACAAATTCGCGCGAGTATTCCCATCGGACAACCACGCATCTATTACGGGGAAATTACGAACAATTACATCATGACGGGTACGCGCGTCCAGGAATTAGATTATCCGAGTGGCAATGAAAACGTTTACACCACGTATGACGGACGCGGGGGGATTAATATTGGCGCATTTTGGCGACGGCTATTATTTGCGCAATATCTTAAAGATTGGCAGATGCTGCTGACGCAGGATTTTACACCGCAAACAAGATTGCTCTTTCGGCGTAATATCCGAAATCGCGTCCAAGCGATCGCCCCGTTTTTGCGGTACGACAGAGATCCGTATTTAGTCGCAGCAGATGGCGGAAATACAACATTACAAGGAGAGAATACTTATTTATATTGGATTATAGATGCGTATACAACAAGCGATCGCTATCCGTATTCCGATCCTGGTGTAGATGATTTTAACTACATTCGCAACTCAGTCAAAGTTGTCATTGATGCTTATAACGGCTCAGTAGATTTTTATATTGCCGATCCTACCGATCCGGTTATTAACACAATATCAGCAATTTTTCCTGGGGTCTTAAAACCACTTGAGGCAATGCCAGCGGCTTTACGCAGTCATATTCGTTACCCAATCGATCTATTTAGTACGCAGTCTGAGCATCTGTTAACGTATCACATGACCGATACGCAAGTCTTTTATAACCGCGAAGATTTGTGGCGAATTCCCACAGAAATTTATGGTACCGAACCGCAACCAGTCCAACCGTATTTTTTAATTACGCGCATTCCCACCGAAGAAACCGAGGAATTTATTCTACTTATTCCATTTAACCCTGTATTACGTCCCAACTTAATCGGTTGGTTAGCTGCGCGTTCCGATGGCGAACAGTACGGTAGGCTGTTATTGTATGAGTTTCCGAAACAACTTTTAGTTTATGGACCAGAGCAAGTCGAAGCAAGAATTAATCAAGATCCTGTGATTTCACAGGAAATTACGTTATGGAATCGTCAAGGTTCGCGCGTAATTCAAGGAAATCTATTAGTTATTCCAATTGAGGACTCTTTGTTGTACGTAGAACCGCTTTATTTAGAGGCAGAACAAAACAGTTTACCGACATTTGTGCGAGTGATTGTTGCCTACGAAAACCGCATTGTAATGGCAGAAACACTGCAACAAGCACTCGATGCCATTTTCCAACCAGAAATCACACCTGCAACACCTATTATTCGTCCGGTAGAAGAGAATTAA
- a CDS encoding Gfo/Idh/MocA family protein, which translates to MAQQIIGVALVGTGFGQKVHLPGFQAHHRTQVVAVYHRDRDRAQEIAQAHHIPHACQTIAEVVSLPEVQAVSIATPPFLHYEMAKPVLQARKHLLLEKPTTLCVTEAQELDRLAQANSVVTALDFEFRFVPAWQRFAELLSEGFVGQKRLIKIDWLVSSRADAARPWNWYSQKAKGGGALGALASHAFDYINWLFGSVKRLFARLDTAIPMRPDPDTGEMKPVDADDTCMLLLELADGTLCNVCISASTFQGRGHWIEVYGDRGTLVLGSDNQKDYVHGFRLWAASTGKPLTEVEIPQRLDFPRTYADGRIAPFIRVVDRWVQGIDAGKSLTPSLREGVYSQLLMDLSHTSNERGVWVDVPDLTNI; encoded by the coding sequence GTGGCTCAACAAATTATTGGTGTAGCACTTGTTGGAACTGGTTTCGGTCAAAAAGTCCATCTACCTGGATTTCAAGCGCATCATCGTACGCAAGTCGTTGCTGTCTATCACAGAGATCGCGATCGCGCCCAAGAAATTGCCCAAGCGCATCACATTCCCCACGCTTGTCAAACAATTGCAGAAGTTGTTTCCCTACCAGAAGTACAAGCTGTGAGTATTGCCACACCACCGTTTCTGCACTACGAAATGGCAAAACCAGTCTTACAAGCAAGAAAGCATCTCTTACTCGAAAAACCGACAACGCTTTGTGTAACAGAAGCACAAGAGTTAGACCGACTCGCGCAAGCTAACAGCGTCGTCACCGCGCTTGATTTTGAATTTCGGTTTGTTCCTGCATGGCAACGTTTTGCGGAACTTCTCAGTGAAGGATTTGTCGGGCAAAAACGTTTGATAAAAATTGATTGGCTGGTTTCTAGCCGTGCGGATGCTGCGCGTCCTTGGAATTGGTATTCGCAAAAAGCCAAAGGCGGCGGTGCGTTGGGTGCATTAGCTTCGCACGCGTTTGATTACATTAATTGGCTATTTGGTTCTGTAAAGCGGTTATTTGCCCGCTTAGATACTGCAATTCCGATGCGTCCAGATCCTGATACAGGCGAAATGAAACCTGTTGATGCTGATGATACGTGTATGTTGCTCTTAGAGTTAGCTGATGGAACTTTGTGTAACGTCTGTATTAGTGCAAGTACATTTCAAGGGCGAGGACACTGGATCGAAGTTTATGGCGATCGCGGTACTTTAGTTTTAGGCAGTGACAATCAAAAAGATTACGTGCATGGTTTTCGTCTCTGGGCTGCAAGTACTGGTAAACCATTAACCGAAGTCGAAATTCCGCAGCGTTTAGATTTCCCGCGAACGTATGCTGATGGTCGGATTGCGCCGTTTATTCGCGTTGTGGATCGCTGGGTGCAAGGAATTGATGCAGGTAAGTCTTTGACACCATCTCTAAGAGAAGGCGTTTACTCACAGCTACTGATGGATCTCAGTCATACATCAAATGAGCGTGGTGTTTGGGTAGATGTTCCTGATTTGACAAATATCTAG